From one Caldithrix abyssi DSM 13497 genomic stretch:
- a CDS encoding HD-GYP domain-containing protein, translating to MTHEDVFQEVHNQIPLNRKLTLIHENLQNYLPFIDRIAFALYDSKTDILRTFLVSEPHAHSLCLYESKLSEVPSLLALKHERSPRIIEDISRLYGDSKEHSRRIKESGYRSSYTLPMFSDEALLGFIFFNSRQKSPFQGADLNLLDLYAHLIFSLILFELNQTRVLLSSLKTLSKIMHFKDPETGAHLERMAHFSRIIAAGLAAKGKYRIDDEFIQFLSAFAPLHDIGKIGIPDEILFKPQKLEPQEFQVMKQHTLKGREIIDLIISNLQVKPTAYVEMLRHIPELHHEKLNGRGYPHGYEKDQIPLEAQIIAVADIFDALTSDRPYKKKWTNEEALIYLKKHPSEWSAEIVQALEDNMSKIVEIQQKFKDKE from the coding sequence ATGACACACGAGGATGTTTTTCAAGAAGTTCACAATCAGATTCCCCTTAATCGTAAGCTGACTCTTATTCATGAAAATTTGCAAAACTATCTTCCCTTTATTGATCGCATTGCCTTTGCTCTCTACGATTCCAAAACAGATATTTTGCGAACATTTCTGGTAAGCGAACCGCATGCGCATTCGCTTTGTCTTTACGAGTCGAAACTTTCCGAAGTCCCTTCTCTTTTAGCTCTCAAACATGAAAGAAGTCCGAGAATAATTGAAGATATCAGCAGGTTGTATGGTGATTCCAAAGAACATTCCCGACGAATAAAAGAGAGCGGCTACCGTTCCAGCTACACTCTGCCCATGTTTTCAGACGAGGCGTTGCTTGGTTTCATCTTTTTTAATTCCCGTCAGAAAAGTCCTTTTCAAGGCGCCGATCTGAATTTGCTGGATCTTTATGCGCATTTGATTTTTAGTCTGATATTGTTTGAACTCAATCAGACCAGGGTGTTGCTTTCTTCTTTGAAAACACTTAGTAAAATCATGCATTTTAAAGATCCTGAAACGGGCGCGCACCTGGAACGCATGGCGCATTTTTCACGGATCATCGCCGCCGGCCTGGCTGCTAAAGGGAAATACCGGATAGACGATGAGTTTATTCAATTTTTGTCAGCCTTTGCGCCGCTGCATGATATCGGCAAAATCGGCATTCCCGACGAAATTTTATTCAAACCGCAAAAACTCGAACCGCAGGAATTTCAGGTTATGAAGCAGCACACGCTAAAGGGCCGGGAGATTATCGATTTGATAATAAGCAATCTACAGGTCAAGCCAACGGCCTATGTGGAAATGCTGCGCCATATTCCCGAACTTCATCACGAAAAACTTAACGGCCGGGGCTATCCACACGGTTACGAGAAAGATCAAATTCCGCTGGAAGCGCAAATCATCGCCGTGGCCGATATTTTTGACGCCCTGACCAGCGATCGGCCGTACAAGAAAAAATGGACAAACGAGGAAGCTTTAATTTATTTAAAAAAACATCCCTCCGAATGGAGCGCGGAAATTGTGCAGGCGTTAGAAGATAATATGTCCAAAATTGTGGAAATTCAGCAAAAGTTTAAGGACAAAGAGTAA